ACAATGCCCGCCTGGTGGCGATGCTGGAGACGGCTAAGGCGGAGATCATCCGCCTGAAGGATGCCCTCGAAAAGGAGGGCGCCACGCCCTTCAGCTTCGCCACCGTCATTTCGGTAAACCACCGGGTGCCGCCCAGCAGCGGCCGCACCACTACAGCCGCGGTCCAGGACAGCCTGGACATCATCCAGTCCGGCCGGAAGCTCCGCGTGTCGGTTTCTCCGCTGCTGGACATGAACCAGATCGTGGCGGGCCAGGAAGTGCTCCTGAACGAATCCCTGGTGGCGGTGGCGTCACTGGGATTCGAACGCAGCGGCGAGCTGTTCACCGTGAAGGAACTCCTGGGCCGGGACCGGTGCCTGGTGATTGGCCGGGCCGACGACGAGCGGGTGGTCCGGCTTAACGGTCCGCTGGAAACCGAACGGGTTCGTGTCGGTGACGCGCTCACGGTGGACACCCGGATCGGGTACGCGCTGGAGAAGATTCCGCGCAGCGAAGTGGAGAATCTTGTCCTGGAGGAAGTGCCGGACATTTCCTACTCCGACATTGGTGGACTTGGGCCGCAGATTGAGCAGATCCGGGACGCCGTGGAACTGCCGTTCCTGCATCCTGACCTGTACCGCGAACACGGGTTGAAGGCCCCCAAGGGGATCCTGCTGTACGGCCCTCCCGGCTGCGGAAAGACCCTCATCGCCAAGGCCGTGGCCCACTCCCTGGCGGCACGCGTCATGGAGCAGACCGGCTCCCTGGGCACCCGCAGCTACTTCCTGAACATCAAGGGGCCCGAGCTGCTGGACAAGTACGTGGGGGAGACTGAACGCCACATCCGGCTCATCTTTGCCCGTGCCCGGGAGAAGGCATCGGGCGGCAGCCCGGTGGTGGTGTTCTTCGATGAGATGGACTCCCTGTTCCGCACCCGGGGCACCGGCATATCCTCCGACGTCGAAACCACCATCGTGCCCCAGCTGCTGTCGGAGATCGACGGCGTGGAGAAGCTGGAGAACGTGATCGTCATCGGCGCTTCCAACCGCGAGGACATGATTGACCCTGCCATCCTGCGGCCGGGCCGCCTGGACGTGAAGATCAAGATCCTGCGGCCTGACGCCGAGGGCGCCGCGGAGATCTTCGCCAAGTACCTCACCCCCGACCTGCCGCTGCACCGCGAGGACCTTGCGGAGTACGGCTACGACCCGGAGATGACGGTGCGGGAAATGGTCCGGCGGACGGTGGAGAAAATGTATGCCGAAGACAAGTCCAACGAGTACCTGGAGGTCACGTACGCCAACGGTGACACGGAGATGCTGTACTTCAAGGACTTCAACTCCGGCGCTGTCATCCAGAACGTCGTGGACCGGGCCAAAAAGTACGCCATCAAGGACCTGCTGACCCTGCACCAGCGCGGCCTGCGGATTGAGCACCTGATGCGGGCCGTGGTGGATGAGTTCCGCGAGCACGAGGACATGCCCAACACCACCAACCCGGATGACTGGGCACGCATTTCGGGCAAGAAGGGCGAGCGCATCACCTACATCCGCACCATCATCCAGGGCAAGGCCGGGCAGGAACCCGGGCGCACCATCGAAACAACCGCCAACCCCGGGCAGTATCTATGAGCGTGCGCCGTGTGATGGGGACGGAAACCGAGTACGGAGTGCTGGCTCCCGCCCTGCCCGCCGCCAACGCCACGGTCCTGTCCAGCCAGATCATCAACGCCTATGCCGCATCCCGGCGCAGCGGCGTCGGAAACTTCTCCGGAACGCGCTGGGACTACACGGATGAGGCACCGCTGAACGACGCACGCGGATTCGCGGTGCCGCGCACCGCCGCTGATCCGACCCAGCTGACGGATGCCCCTCCGGTGCTGGACGCGGAGCAGATTGCCATGGAGGGAGGAGGCCCGGCGGCCCTCTACGGTGAACAATCCACGGACAACCCGGTGCTCATGAACATGGTGCTGTCCAACGGTGCGCGGCTGTACGTGGACCATGCCCACCCGGAGTACTCCTCACCTGAGGTAACCACCCCGCGCGATGCCGTGCTGTGGGACAAGGCCGGAGACGCCGTCGTGCTCGCCGCCATGCGCCATATCGCCTCGGCGCCCGGTTTTTCGCCGGTGAACCTGTACAAAAACAACACGGACAGCAAGGGCGCCTCCTACGGCTCCCACGAGAACTACCTCGTGCCCCGCAGCGTTCCGTTCGCAAACCTGGTCCAGGGACTGGTTCCCTTTTTTGCCAGCCGGCAGGTCATCGTCGGCTCAGGGCGGGTGGGCATCGGGACCAGCAACCAGCGGCAGGGCTACCAGCTCAGCCAGCGCGCCGATTTTTTCGAAGCCGAGGTGGGACTCGAAACCACCATCCGCCGGCCCATCGTCAACACCCGGGACGAGCCGCACGCGGTGGCCGAAAAGTACCGGCGGCTGCACGTGATTATCGGCGATGCCAACCTCAGCGAGGTGTCCGCGCTGCTGAAGGTGGGCACCACCTCCATTGTGCTGTCCATGATCGAGGCCGGCACCGGCCCCGGCGTCGAGCTGAGGGACCCGGTGGGGGCACTGCAGCTCATCAGCCACGATCCAACCCTGGAGCAGCTCGTGGAGCTCAAGGACGGCCGGATGGTCACCGGGCTGGACCTGCAGGAAATATATCTGGAAGCCGCAGCCCGGCACTGCCGCAGCCGCGGGGCCGACCCCGAAACCGAGGACATCCTCAGCCGGTGGACCTCCCTGGTGGGCACCCTCAAGCGGGACCCGATGGAAGCCGCCGCGCAGGTGGACTGGGTGGCCAAACTGCGGCTGCTGCAGGCCTACCGCAACCGTGACGGGCTGGCGTGGTCCGATGCCCGGCTGCACCTGGTCGACCTGCAGTACTCCGACATGCGGCCGGAGAAGGGACTGTACTACCGGCTGGCCGCGCGGGGGCAGATGGAGCGGATCCTTACCGATGAGGAGATCGCCCGCGCTGTCCACGAGCCTCCGGACGACACCCGCGCCTACTTCCGCGGCAAGTGCGTCAGCCGCTTTCCGCATGAAGTGGTGGGAGCGAGCTGGGATTCCATCATCTTCGAGCTGCCCTCGCACCGCCGGCTGCAGCGCATTCCAACCCGCGAACCGCTGCGCGGAACCCGGGCGCTGACCGAGGAACTGTTTGCGGCTTCATCCGATGCGGAGGATTTTGTCGCCAGACTCCTGACCGGTCCCGAACATAGCGTGGCACCATAGGACTAGCAGTCAGCTTCAGGACCTGGCAGGACCCGTCAGGACCCGTCACATGGCCGGAATCCGGCCAGGAGAGGCAATGATCATGGCAACCCAGGACCAGAAAAACACCGCACCCCGCACCGAGGAAGAGCAGCTGGAGGACACGGCCCCTCCGGCCGGCGCTGAAGCGGGGGCATCGGCCCAGACCGAGGGCGTGGATGACCTGCTGGACGAGATTGACGGCGTGCTGGAAAACAACGCCGAGGAATTTGTCCGGGGCTTCATCCAGAAGGGCGGACAGTAGCGGATGACCCACCGGGACCCTGCAGCAGTTATCAATTCGGCGGACTCACCGTCCTTCAGCGACCACCTGGCCCGGCACCATCCCGATCTGCTGCCCTCCGCCCGCCGGCTGGGCGCGGCCCCGGCCGGATCGGCGTCAGCGGCGGCACCGCAGGCCACCACCATCGTGTCGCTGACCTATGCGGGCGGCGTGCTGATGGCCGGAGACCGGCGTGCCACCATGGGCAACATGATTGCCAGCCGGCACATCAAGAAGGTCTTCCCTGCGGACACCTACTCGGTGGTTGGCATTGCGGGCACCGCCGGGCTTGCGCTGGACATGATCCGGCTCTTCCAGGTGGAGCTGGAGCACTACGACAAGATTGAGGGCACCCCCATGAGCCTGGACGGAAAGTCCAACCGGCTCGCGGCCATGGTGCGCTCGAACCTGCCGCTGGCCCTCCAGGGCCTTGCGGTGGTGCCGCTGTTTGCCGGCTATGACACCGAACGCCACATAGGCAGGCTGTTTTCCTACGACGTCACCGGCGGCCGTTACGAGGAATACGAACACCACAGCGTGGGATCGGGCTCGGTGTTTGCCCGCGGAGCGCTGAAGAAGCTGTGGCGTCCCGGCCTTGACGAGGAACAGGCGGTCGCCGTCGCCGTCGAGTCGCTGTACGACGCGGCCGACGACGACTCCGCCACCGGAGGCCCGGACCTGGTCCGGCAGCTGTGGCCGGTTGTCTACGTGGTCAACAGCGCCGGAAACCGGGAAATACCGGAACGGGAACTGCAGATGATGGCCCGGGAACTTGTTGACCGCCGCTCCATCGCCGGGCGGGAGAGCTGACAT
This genomic interval from Arthrobacter citreus contains the following:
- the arc gene encoding proteasome ATPase, whose protein sequence is MAEAENTVDSGAEDPREYFRGPSIPSAEAQQLSVLRDKLRNVDRQLSALTHNNARLVAMLETAKAEIIRLKDALEKEGATPFSFATVISVNHRVPPSSGRTTTAAVQDSLDIIQSGRKLRVSVSPLLDMNQIVAGQEVLLNESLVAVASLGFERSGELFTVKELLGRDRCLVIGRADDERVVRLNGPLETERVRVGDALTVDTRIGYALEKIPRSEVENLVLEEVPDISYSDIGGLGPQIEQIRDAVELPFLHPDLYREHGLKAPKGILLYGPPGCGKTLIAKAVAHSLAARVMEQTGSLGTRSYFLNIKGPELLDKYVGETERHIRLIFARAREKASGGSPVVVFFDEMDSLFRTRGTGISSDVETTIVPQLLSEIDGVEKLENVIVIGASNREDMIDPAILRPGRLDVKIKILRPDAEGAAEIFAKYLTPDLPLHREDLAEYGYDPEMTVREMVRRTVEKMYAEDKSNEYLEVTYANGDTEMLYFKDFNSGAVIQNVVDRAKKYAIKDLLTLHQRGLRIEHLMRAVVDEFREHEDMPNTTNPDDWARISGKKGERITYIRTIIQGKAGQEPGRTIETTANPGQYL
- a CDS encoding ubiquitin-like protein Pup, whose amino-acid sequence is MATQDQKNTAPRTEEEQLEDTAPPAGAEAGASAQTEGVDDLLDEIDGVLENNAEEFVRGFIQKGGQ
- the prcB gene encoding proteasome subunit beta; the encoded protein is MTHRDPAAVINSADSPSFSDHLARHHPDLLPSARRLGAAPAGSASAAAPQATTIVSLTYAGGVLMAGDRRATMGNMIASRHIKKVFPADTYSVVGIAGTAGLALDMIRLFQVELEHYDKIEGTPMSLDGKSNRLAAMVRSNLPLALQGLAVVPLFAGYDTERHIGRLFSYDVTGGRYEEYEHHSVGSGSVFARGALKKLWRPGLDEEQAVAVAVESLYDAADDDSATGGPDLVRQLWPVVYVVNSAGNREIPERELQMMARELVDRRSIAGRES
- the dop gene encoding depupylase/deamidase Dop; this encodes MSVRRVMGTETEYGVLAPALPAANATVLSSQIINAYAASRRSGVGNFSGTRWDYTDEAPLNDARGFAVPRTAADPTQLTDAPPVLDAEQIAMEGGGPAALYGEQSTDNPVLMNMVLSNGARLYVDHAHPEYSSPEVTTPRDAVLWDKAGDAVVLAAMRHIASAPGFSPVNLYKNNTDSKGASYGSHENYLVPRSVPFANLVQGLVPFFASRQVIVGSGRVGIGTSNQRQGYQLSQRADFFEAEVGLETTIRRPIVNTRDEPHAVAEKYRRLHVIIGDANLSEVSALLKVGTTSIVLSMIEAGTGPGVELRDPVGALQLISHDPTLEQLVELKDGRMVTGLDLQEIYLEAAARHCRSRGADPETEDILSRWTSLVGTLKRDPMEAAAQVDWVAKLRLLQAYRNRDGLAWSDARLHLVDLQYSDMRPEKGLYYRLAARGQMERILTDEEIARAVHEPPDDTRAYFRGKCVSRFPHEVVGASWDSIIFELPSHRRLQRIPTREPLRGTRALTEELFAASSDAEDFVARLLTGPEHSVAP